A window of Campylobacter pinnipediorum subsp. pinnipediorum contains these coding sequences:
- a CDS encoding DUF4149 domain-containing protein: MKSIYMFLLAFIIGIEFALGVFVAPAIFFPERYASDITLTHFQSGLIMTQIFIKYNYTLLFVSGFAVLFELINIKSKECIHVKISTITLSLINLALALTFVFYFTDFIVEAQKLGDSATLNNPEFDSIHKASEYVMKLMMIAQFLLFFMKNIKPKNNN; encoded by the coding sequence ATGAAAAGTATATATATGTTTTTACTAGCATTTATTATAGGAATTGAGTTTGCACTTGGAGTGTTTGTAGCACCTGCTATATTTTTCCCAGAAAGATATGCAAGTGATATAACTTTGACACATTTTCAAAGTGGTTTAATAATGACACAAATTTTTATAAAATATAACTACACATTGCTTTTTGTAAGTGGCTTTGCTGTTTTGTTTGAACTAATAAACATAAAATCAAAAGAGTGTATACATGTAAAAATTTCAACAATAACACTTTCGCTTATAAATTTAGCATTGGCTTTAACATTTGTGTTTTATTTTACTGATTTTATAGTTGAAGCTCAAAAATTAGGAGATAGCGCAACACTAAACAATCCCGAGTTTGATAGTATCCATAAAGCCAGTGAATATGTCATGAAGCTTATGATGATAGCTCAATTTTTATTATTTTTTATGAAGAATATAAAACCAAAAAATAATAATTAA
- the pglD gene encoding UDP-N-acetylbacillosamine N-acetyltransferase yields the protein MKTTKMIYIYGAGGHGLVVADIARSVGYDEIIFLDDNKENKFNPALKKADIVVAIGNNKTRKEIMQKVQNAGFNLVSLIHPSSVISPSTKIGNGVVIMPNVVINASAIIQDGVILNSSCVIEHECFIDRYSHISPNVSLAGNVKVGELTHIGIGSCIIECVKIGKNCIIGAGSTVLKDVDDNSKVYGIVKA from the coding sequence ATGAAAACAACTAAGATGATTTATATTTATGGTGCAGGGGGACACGGTCTGGTTGTTGCTGATATTGCAAGGTCTGTTGGCTACGATGAGATAATATTTTTAGATGATAATAAAGAAAATAAATTTAACCCAGCATTAAAAAAAGCAGATATTGTAGTAGCCATAGGAAATAATAAAACAAGAAAAGAGATTATGCAAAAGGTTCAAAATGCTGGTTTTAACCTTGTAAGTCTTATTCATCCAAGTTCAGTCATAAGCCCAAGCACAAAGATAGGTAACGGTGTTGTGATTATGCCAAATGTCGTTATAAATGCAAGTGCCATTATACAAGATGGAGTTATATTAAACTCATCTTGTGTTATAGAACACGAGTGCTTTATAGATAGATATTCTCATATCAGTCCAAATGTCTCGTTGGCTGGAAATGTTAAAGTTGGAGAGCTCACTCATATCGGTATAGGTTCTTGTATTATAGAGTGTGTAAAGATAGGAAAAAATTGTATTATTGGTGCTGGAAGTACTGTTTTAAAAGATGTTGATGATAACTCAAAGGTTTATGGTATTGTTAAAGCATAA
- a CDS encoding HemK/PrmC family methyltransferase, whose product MKIKQAIELGKNELSDFENNYNIVKTLLLSHLDISFEKLYLNLDQELPNEEIFLKNIKDFKNSKPLEYITGKASFYSLDFKVFEGVLIPRPETEILVQKVIDISKNLNKELKICEIGVGSGIISTVLALNINAKIVSTDISEIAIKNAKENIQNFKVQDRVKLIHTSYLDGINEDFDILVSNPPYIANNYKLDNWVLNEPKNALFGGDSGDEILKEIIKLADLKNIKIIACEMGYDQKKSMSDELKKYNYKAEFYKDLAGFDRGFIAIKN is encoded by the coding sequence GTGAAAATTAAACAAGCTATAGAACTTGGCAAAAATGAGCTTAGTGATTTTGAAAATAACTACAATATAGTTAAAACATTATTACTAAGCCATTTAGATATATCATTTGAAAAGCTATATCTAAATCTAGACCAAGAATTACCAAATGAAGAGATATTTTTAAAAAATATCAAAGACTTTAAAAACTCAAAACCATTAGAATACATAACAGGTAAAGCTTCGTTTTATTCACTTGATTTTAAGGTATTTGAAGGTGTGTTAATCCCTAGACCAGAAACTGAAATTTTGGTTCAAAAAGTTATAGATATAAGTAAAAACCTAAATAAAGAGCTAAAAATATGCGAAATAGGTGTTGGTAGTGGAATAATAAGCACGGTTTTGGCATTAAATATAAATGCTAAAATAGTATCAACGGATATAAGCGAGATAGCTATAAAAAATGCAAAAGAAAATATACAAAATTTCAAAGTCCAAGATAGAGTAAAACTAATACACACATCGTATCTAGACGGCATAAATGAAGATTTTGATATCTTGGTATCAAACCCGCCATATATAGCAAATAATTATAAACTTGATAATTGGGTTTTAAACGAACCAAAAAATGCTCTTTTTGGTGGAGATAGTGGAGATGAAATTTTAAAAGAGATAATAAAACTAGCTGATTTAAAAAATATAAAAATCATAGCTTGTGAAATGGGGTATGATCAGAAAAAATCAATGTCAGATGAATTAAAAAAATACAATTACAAAGCCGAGTTCTATAAAGACTTAGCTGGATTTGATCGTGGATTTATAGCAATTAAAAATTAA
- a CDS encoding sugar transferase, which translates to MYRKFFKRFFDFFGAIFLIILTSPIMILVAILIKIKLGSPVIFTQERPGLESKIFKIYKFRTMNNKKDKDGNLLPDELRLGTFGKKIRSLSLDELPQLFNVLKGDMSFIGPRPLLVEYLDIYTPHQLQRHCVRPGITGLAQTNGRNAISWKEKFEYDVKYVKSLSFKTDIKIAIDTIKVVFKRKDINKQGFDTTEKFNENN; encoded by the coding sequence ATGTATAGAAAATTTTTTAAAAGATTTTTTGATTTTTTTGGTGCTATTTTTTTGATTATTTTAACTTCTCCTATTATGATTTTAGTTGCTATTTTAATTAAAATAAAACTTGGTTCGCCGGTTATTTTTACACAAGAAAGACCGGGATTGGAGTCAAAAATTTTTAAAATATATAAGTTTAGAACTATGAATAATAAAAAAGATAAAGATGGCAATTTATTACCAGATGAACTTCGTTTAGGCACCTTTGGTAAAAAAATACGCTCTTTAAGTTTAGATGAACTCCCGCAACTTTTTAATGTATTAAAGGGTGATATGAGCTTTATAGGACCTAGACCTTTGCTTGTTGAATATCTTGATATTTATACACCACATCAGCTTCAAAGACATTGTGTTAGACCCGGTATCACAGGTCTTGCTCAAACAAATGGTAGAAATGCTATAAGTTGGAAAGAAAAGTTTGAATATGATGTAAAATATGTAAAAAGCTTAAGTTTTAAAACAGATATAAAGATAGCTATAGATACAATAAAGGTTGTTTTTAAAAGAAAAGATATAAACAAACAAGGTTTTGACACAACGGAGAAATTTAATGAAAACAACTAA
- the pglA gene encoding N,N'-diacetylbacillosaminyl-diphospho-undecaprenol alpha-1,3-N-acetylgalactosaminyltransferase, producing MAKIGFLSHSDMSIYHFRTPIMCALKNMGHDVYAICPNGEFVAELRKEFDVVLYELNKSSLNPFVVLSNTNKLAKIIKKLDLDLIQTSAHKSNVFGTFAAKKAGVKKILNLVEGLGSFYIDSDIKTKIIRFIIEILYKKSLRLSDGCIFVNKSDPKYFLKQGLIQNDKVFCISSVGVDTSKFYPKQYRDFKQKKMVLMVARAILHKGVREYYQASKMLSLRNDCEFVYIGDNFDGNKSSLDIEFLNSSNVKYLGARNDVCDILRDAYMLVLPSYKEGFPRTILEAMSCGVAVVASDVDGCNEAVIDGFNGLLCKVRDSKDLAKKIEVLLDDEKLALELGKNGRKLAAQEFDENIITKKYIELYRKFIDV from the coding sequence ATGGCAAAAATAGGATTTTTATCGCATTCTGATATGAGTATATATCATTTTAGAACACCTATAATGTGTGCTTTAAAAAATATGGGACATGATGTATATGCTATATGTCCAAATGGGGAGTTTGTAGCCGAGCTTAGAAAAGAATTTGATGTTGTTTTGTATGAGCTTAATAAGTCTAGTTTAAATCCATTTGTAGTTTTATCAAATACCAATAAATTAGCAAAAATAATAAAAAAATTAGATCTTGATTTGATTCAAACTTCGGCTCATAAATCAAATGTTTTTGGAACTTTTGCGGCAAAAAAAGCTGGTGTAAAAAAGATATTAAATTTAGTCGAAGGTCTTGGAAGTTTTTATATAGATAGCGATATAAAAACAAAAATTATTAGATTTATTATAGAAATTTTATATAAGAAGTCGTTAAGATTGAGTGATGGTTGTATTTTTGTAAATAAAAGCGACCCGAAATATTTTTTAAAACAAGGACTTATACAAAACGATAAGGTGTTTTGTATATCAAGTGTTGGTGTTGATACTTCTAAATTTTACCCCAAGCAATACCGTGATTTTAAACAAAAAAAGATGGTTTTGATGGTAGCAAGAGCCATATTACATAAAGGTGTTCGTGAATATTATCAAGCAAGCAAGATGCTAAGTTTGCGTAATGATTGTGAGTTTGTTTATATCGGAGATAATTTTGATGGCAATAAAAGTAGTTTGGATATAGAGTTTTTAAATAGTTCAAATGTGAAATATTTGGGTGCTAGAAATGATGTTTGTGATATTTTAAGAGATGCTTATATGCTTGTTTTACCAAGCTATAAAGAGGGTTTTCCTAGAACTATCTTAGAAGCAATGTCTTGTGGTGTGGCTGTAGTTGCAAGTGATGTTGATGGATGTAATGAGGCTGTTATTGATGGTTTTAATGGGCTTTTGTGTAAAGTAAGGGATTCAAAAGATTTAGCTAAAAAGATAGAAGTTTTACTTGATGATGAAAAATTAGCTTTAGAGCTTGGAAAAAATGGTAGAAAACTAGCCGCGCAGGAATTTGATGAAAATATAATTACGAAAAAATATATAGAACTTTATAGGAAATTTATTGATGTATAG